In Selenomonas sp. TAMA-11512, a genomic segment contains:
- a CDS encoding hydrogenase small subunit: MEKRESMWDYYLRNGMSRRSFLKGCVALTSLMGLSTDMVSKVVEAAETNPLPVVIWLHGHECTGCDESFIRSAAPMASDLILSQIALEYDHLLSAASGAPFEEHLEATMEKYKGKYILAVEGAVATKENGVYCMSGGHPFLETFQRAAENAACVIAYGTCATSGGIQAAKPNPTGSAGIGHYVGRTPVVNVPGCPPIPEVMTGVVMHVALFGKLPELDLEGRPKQFFGNRIHDTCYRRPFFDAGMFAERFDDAGAKGGWCLYKLGCRGPETYASCGNLRWFEGMSYPIQSGAPCIGCTNAGFWDNDPLYERLPEYPPFPSVDKIGAGLAVATVAGVAAHGAASLIQRSQHEKEKAEEGRGE; the protein is encoded by the coding sequence GTGGAGAAACGCGAAAGTATGTGGGATTACTATCTGAGAAACGGCATGAGCCGCCGCAGCTTCCTGAAGGGCTGTGTGGCGCTGACATCTCTGATGGGGCTTTCCACGGACATGGTCTCGAAAGTCGTTGAGGCTGCCGAGACGAATCCGCTGCCGGTTGTCATCTGGCTGCATGGGCATGAGTGCACGGGCTGCGACGAGTCGTTCATTCGTTCGGCCGCGCCGATGGCGTCGGATCTTATTTTGAGCCAGATCGCTCTGGAGTACGATCATCTCCTGAGCGCCGCGTCGGGCGCGCCTTTCGAGGAGCATCTCGAGGCTACGATGGAGAAGTACAAGGGCAAGTATATCCTTGCTGTCGAGGGCGCTGTCGCCACGAAGGAAAACGGCGTATACTGCATGTCGGGCGGACATCCTTTCCTCGAAACATTTCAGAGAGCCGCGGAAAATGCGGCCTGCGTCATTGCCTACGGTACGTGTGCCACATCGGGCGGCATTCAGGCGGCAAAGCCGAACCCGACGGGTTCCGCCGGCATCGGACACTATGTCGGAAGGACGCCTGTCGTCAACGTACCGGGCTGTCCTCCTATCCCCGAGGTCATGACGGGCGTTGTCATGCACGTCGCGCTTTTCGGGAAGCTTCCGGAGCTCGATCTGGAAGGACGTCCGAAGCAGTTCTTCGGGAACCGCATCCACGATACCTGCTACCGTCGTCCGTTCTTTGACGCGGGCATGTTTGCGGAGCGATTTGACGATGCCGGCGCAAAGGGCGGCTGGTGTCTCTATAAGCTCGGCTGCCGCGGTCCGGAGACATACGCGTCCTGCGGCAATCTGCGCTGGTTCGAGGGCATGAGCTATCCGATTCAGTCGGGCGCGCCCTGCATAGGATGTACGAATGCCGGCTTCTGGGATAACGATCCTCTCTATGAACGCCTGCCGGAGTATCCGCCGTTCCCAAGTGTTGACAAGATCGGCGCGGGTCTGGCCGTAGCGACGGTCGCGGGTGTCGCCGCACACGGTGCCGCCAGCCTCATTCAGCGCTCACAGCACGAGAAAGAAAAGGCGGAAGAGGGGAGAGGTGAGTAA